The following coding sequences are from one Gadus macrocephalus chromosome 3, ASM3116895v1 window:
- the LOC132453290 gene encoding nucleolar and coiled-body phosphoprotein 1-like isoform X1 — protein MDRAPADLQPPVHSLSPEGPTSRANRLRRSSRTPNQKPQSPGGATSRILSQTSPGTHAPETRETAPLKHRHVWAQPPHAFNTPTRMARSKYDTVFCVESPNNDGEFQQDIVWDANSPSPVRPGKKGKSRAAGAAIGISEIVRRIAPMHGRPAVVEPALQVWIESAAIPCTPEEHHPKRKSPRPNGVDDLLKLAKQFDFNMFRKDEERAEEMHKQALGLLSDDILEGPPRADPLPPAPETASKNPSPVCGLQDYHMEDFFDQPTQDCSSNLIQMVCLGSLESSSSGTAGGAPHCATPPIPTPAENGPAAVQLDDDWENDWENEDFLNDTLVMEITPNPPCFALPKYCSTQSRWDEALPGSTHPSRGTPGRLGGEGGPAEKEPRMPKNRTTFKLDVIPLSLNEKDAAASQASMTNTPQSEALSRMNPPVSGSYTQRPSHPPRGALPGPPAGPQPKTSLANANASAKRTLARTTPMTSNKMKENQPVRSSNIQAMATISCSAEAPGQETPPVVPASDDYRDLDELFSSEPVWDEEGDDDLLCQMCEDLETQAVVLERPAALKQPLSLDKKPGQAAQRPARVATPPRVGDQQKGCPAVKVSKQPSPSAPPPPSASLAAQCSPPDRVQPSGLSANPFTGNALPSIKTTSTESFKYALSVSNVDHSQCYVGGPPPKAGDKGQFSVKKPPSPSVKVIPTGPKKCSKAEIERKKRQALERRRQHLQGPQNLGAPTRGR, from the exons ATGGACCGAGCTCCAGCAGACCTTCAACCGCCGGTCCACAGCCTGTCCCCGGAGGGGCCGACCTCCAGGGCCAACCGGCTGAGGAGGAGCTCCAGAACCCCGAACCAGAAGCCCCAGTCCCCGGGGGGGGCTACCTCCAGAATACTGAGCCAGACGTCCCCGGGCACCCACGCTCCGGAGACCCGGGAGACAG CTCccctcaaacacagacacgtcTGGGCCCAACCACCTCATGCATTCAATACGCCAACCAGAATGGCCCGGTCTAAATATGACACTGTCTTTTGTGTCGAATCCCCAAACAATGATGGGGAGTTTCAACAGGACATTGTTTGGGATGCTaactctccctcccctgtcaGGCCAG GGAAAAAAGGAAAGAGCCGTGCAGCGGGGGCTGCAATCGGAATCTCAGAAATTGTCCGCAGAATAGCTCCCATG CATGGACGCCCAGCGGTGGTGGAGCCCGCTTTGCAGGTGTGGATTGAAAGCGCTGCTATTCCCTGTACTCCAGAGGAGCACCACCCCAAGAGGAAGTCCCCAAG GCCCAACGGTGTAGACGATCTGCTGAAACTGGCCAAGCAGTTTGACTTCAACATGTTTCGGAAAGACGAGGAACGGGCGGAGGAAATGCACAAGCAGGCCTTGGGGCTTCTGTCAGACGACATCTTGGAAGGACCCCCTCGGGCGGACCCCCTTCCACCAGCGCCAGAGACGGCCAGCAAGAACCCCTCCCCTGTCTGCGGGCTGCAGGACTACCACATGGAAGATTTCTTTGACCAGCCGACGCAAGACTGCAGCAGTAACCTCATCCAGATGGTATGCCTCGGGTCCCTGGAGAGCTCCAGCTCCGGGACGGCAGGCGGGGCCCCACACTGTGCGACTCCTCCCATTCCCACTCCTGCTGAAAACGGTCCAGCTGCGGTCCAGTTGGATGACGACTGGGAGAACGACTGGGAGAACGAGGATTTCCTTAACGACACCTTAGTCATGGAAATTACCCCAAATCCACCGTGCTTTGCCCTGCCAAAGTACTGCTCCACACAAAGCAGATGGGATGAGGCCCTCCCTGGCAGCACGCATCCCTCTAGAGGTACACCAGGCAGGCTGGGAGGGGAAGGTGGCCCGGCAGAGAAGGAGCCCAGAATGCCGAAAAACAGAACCACTTTCAAATTGGATGTAATTCCTCTGAGCCTCAATGAGAAGGATGCGGCAGCGAGCCAGGCGTCCATGACAAACACACCGCAGAGCGAGGCTTTGTCGAGGATGAACCCCCCAGTCTCGGGCTCCTATACACAGAGGCCATCGCACCCTCCAAGAGGAGCGCTGCCCGGTCCCCCTGCCGGCCCGCAGCCCAAGACCTCCCTCGCCAACGCCAACGCCAGTGCCAAACGCACCTTGGCCCGGACAACCCCCATGACCTCAAACAAGATGAAAGAAAACCAACCGGTGAGGTCCTCCAATATCCAGGCCATGGCGACCATCAGCTGTTctgctgaagccccagggcaaGAAACTCCGCCCGTGGTGCCGGCCAGCGACGACTACCGAGACCTGGACGAGTTATTTTCTTCAGAGCCCGTTTGGGACGAGGAGGGTGACGACGACCTCCTGTGTCAAATGTGCGAGGACCTGGAGACTCAAGCGGTGGTGCTGGAGAGGCCTGCAGCGCTAAAGCAACCCCTGTCGCTAGACAAGAAGCCTGGCCAGGCGGCCCAGAGACCGGCCCGGGTGGCAACTCCCCCCCGGGTCGGGGACCAGCAGAAGGGTTGTCCGGCTGTAAAGGTCTCGAAACAGCCCTCGCCCAGcgcgccgcctcctccttctgcctctCTGGCGGCCCAATGTTCTCCTCCTGATCGCGTGCAGCCATCAGGGCTGTCTGCCAACCCCTTCACAGGGAACGCCTTGCCTAGCATCAAGACCACCAGCACGGAGTCCTTCAAATACGCACTGTCAGTTAGCAATGTGGACCATTCTCAATGCTACGtaggaggacctccacccaaAGCTGGAGATAAGGGTCAGTTCTCTGTTAAGAAGCCGCCGAGCCCCAGCGTCAAGGTGATCCCTACAG GGCCCAAGAAGTGCTCGAAGGCAGAGATCGAGCGCAAAAAGAGGCAGGCGCTGGAGAGAAGACGACAGCACCTGCAGGGGCCCCAGAACCTGGGCGCCCCAACACGGGGCCGCTGA
- the LOC132453290 gene encoding nucleolar and coiled-body phosphoprotein 1-like isoform X2 has protein sequence MLTLPPLSGQHGRPAVVEPALQVWIESAAIPCTPEEHHPKRKSPRPNGVDDLLKLAKQFDFNMFRKDEERAEEMHKQALGLLSDDILEGPPRADPLPPAPETASKNPSPVCGLQDYHMEDFFDQPTQDCSSNLIQMVCLGSLESSSSGTAGGAPHCATPPIPTPAENGPAAVQLDDDWENDWENEDFLNDTLVMEITPNPPCFALPKYCSTQSRWDEALPGSTHPSRGTPGRLGGEGGPAEKEPRMPKNRTTFKLDVIPLSLNEKDAAASQASMTNTPQSEALSRMNPPVSGSYTQRPSHPPRGALPGPPAGPQPKTSLANANASAKRTLARTTPMTSNKMKENQPVRSSNIQAMATISCSAEAPGQETPPVVPASDDYRDLDELFSSEPVWDEEGDDDLLCQMCEDLETQAVVLERPAALKQPLSLDKKPGQAAQRPARVATPPRVGDQQKGCPAVKVSKQPSPSAPPPPSASLAAQCSPPDRVQPSGLSANPFTGNALPSIKTTSTESFKYALSVSNVDHSQCYVGGPPPKAGDKGQFSVKKPPSPSVKVIPTGPKKCSKAEIERKKRQALERRRQHLQGPQNLGAPTRGR, from the exons ATGCTaactctccctcccctgtcaGGCCAG CATGGACGCCCAGCGGTGGTGGAGCCCGCTTTGCAGGTGTGGATTGAAAGCGCTGCTATTCCCTGTACTCCAGAGGAGCACCACCCCAAGAGGAAGTCCCCAAG GCCCAACGGTGTAGACGATCTGCTGAAACTGGCCAAGCAGTTTGACTTCAACATGTTTCGGAAAGACGAGGAACGGGCGGAGGAAATGCACAAGCAGGCCTTGGGGCTTCTGTCAGACGACATCTTGGAAGGACCCCCTCGGGCGGACCCCCTTCCACCAGCGCCAGAGACGGCCAGCAAGAACCCCTCCCCTGTCTGCGGGCTGCAGGACTACCACATGGAAGATTTCTTTGACCAGCCGACGCAAGACTGCAGCAGTAACCTCATCCAGATGGTATGCCTCGGGTCCCTGGAGAGCTCCAGCTCCGGGACGGCAGGCGGGGCCCCACACTGTGCGACTCCTCCCATTCCCACTCCTGCTGAAAACGGTCCAGCTGCGGTCCAGTTGGATGACGACTGGGAGAACGACTGGGAGAACGAGGATTTCCTTAACGACACCTTAGTCATGGAAATTACCCCAAATCCACCGTGCTTTGCCCTGCCAAAGTACTGCTCCACACAAAGCAGATGGGATGAGGCCCTCCCTGGCAGCACGCATCCCTCTAGAGGTACACCAGGCAGGCTGGGAGGGGAAGGTGGCCCGGCAGAGAAGGAGCCCAGAATGCCGAAAAACAGAACCACTTTCAAATTGGATGTAATTCCTCTGAGCCTCAATGAGAAGGATGCGGCAGCGAGCCAGGCGTCCATGACAAACACACCGCAGAGCGAGGCTTTGTCGAGGATGAACCCCCCAGTCTCGGGCTCCTATACACAGAGGCCATCGCACCCTCCAAGAGGAGCGCTGCCCGGTCCCCCTGCCGGCCCGCAGCCCAAGACCTCCCTCGCCAACGCCAACGCCAGTGCCAAACGCACCTTGGCCCGGACAACCCCCATGACCTCAAACAAGATGAAAGAAAACCAACCGGTGAGGTCCTCCAATATCCAGGCCATGGCGACCATCAGCTGTTctgctgaagccccagggcaaGAAACTCCGCCCGTGGTGCCGGCCAGCGACGACTACCGAGACCTGGACGAGTTATTTTCTTCAGAGCCCGTTTGGGACGAGGAGGGTGACGACGACCTCCTGTGTCAAATGTGCGAGGACCTGGAGACTCAAGCGGTGGTGCTGGAGAGGCCTGCAGCGCTAAAGCAACCCCTGTCGCTAGACAAGAAGCCTGGCCAGGCGGCCCAGAGACCGGCCCGGGTGGCAACTCCCCCCCGGGTCGGGGACCAGCAGAAGGGTTGTCCGGCTGTAAAGGTCTCGAAACAGCCCTCGCCCAGcgcgccgcctcctccttctgcctctCTGGCGGCCCAATGTTCTCCTCCTGATCGCGTGCAGCCATCAGGGCTGTCTGCCAACCCCTTCACAGGGAACGCCTTGCCTAGCATCAAGACCACCAGCACGGAGTCCTTCAAATACGCACTGTCAGTTAGCAATGTGGACCATTCTCAATGCTACGtaggaggacctccacccaaAGCTGGAGATAAGGGTCAGTTCTCTGTTAAGAAGCCGCCGAGCCCCAGCGTCAAGGTGATCCCTACAG GGCCCAAGAAGTGCTCGAAGGCAGAGATCGAGCGCAAAAAGAGGCAGGCGCTGGAGAGAAGACGACAGCACCTGCAGGGGCCCCAGAACCTGGGCGCCCCAACACGGGGCCGCTGA